The following are encoded together in the Alteromonas gilva genome:
- a CDS encoding DUF1820 family protein, with protein sequence MADNSTLYRVQFVSNGEHYELYVREVSQGGLFGFVEIGDFVWDNHSQIVVDPSHDKLKTEFADVTSTFIPMHNVLRIDAVKKQGSAKITELSNKVTAFPRPIYTPKE encoded by the coding sequence ATGGCCGATAACAGTACACTCTATCGAGTACAGTTTGTCAGTAATGGCGAGCATTACGAGCTTTACGTTAGAGAGGTTTCACAAGGCGGTTTGTTTGGTTTTGTCGAGATTGGCGACTTTGTATGGGATAATCACAGTCAAATTGTAGTTGATCCGTCGCATGATAAGCTGAAAACAGAATTTGCCGACGTCACCAGTACATTTATTCCAATGCACAATGTTCTGCGGATCGATGCAGTAAAAAAACAAGGCTCAGCGAAAATCACCGAGCTGTCGAACAAAGTAACCGCCTTTCCGAGGCCAATTTATACACCCAAAGAATAA
- a CDS encoding TetR/AcrR family transcriptional regulator — MPRTSLYNLTDILSEAEDIFIEHSFNGAVMEEIIARTEFNRRGFYLEFGSKIKFLYAALDHYETQKLNPILEHLADHNGLASIERFFAAYIEHIFARGCLLINMVTELGSEDQHIKSKGRHYLDRLQLAFIGCLEQAQRQLTVRGDINIEAVALQLTSFVQGFAINSILADSKEELHIATRALLQPIMR, encoded by the coding sequence ATGCCGCGCACATCCCTTTATAATCTGACTGACATCCTCAGTGAAGCTGAGGATATCTTTATTGAACACAGCTTTAACGGTGCCGTGATGGAAGAAATCATTGCGCGTACCGAGTTTAACCGGCGCGGTTTCTACCTCGAATTTGGCAGTAAAATTAAATTTTTGTATGCTGCCCTCGACCACTATGAAACGCAAAAGCTCAATCCTATTCTGGAGCATCTGGCCGATCATAATGGCCTGGCCTCCATTGAACGTTTTTTTGCAGCCTACATTGAACACATTTTTGCCAGGGGTTGTTTGTTGATCAACATGGTCACCGAGCTTGGCAGTGAAGACCAACACATCAAATCCAAAGGCCGGCATTATTTGGATCGACTACAGCTGGCTTTTATTGGTTGTCTGGAACAAGCCCAGCGACAACTCACCGTTCGCGGTGATATCAATATTGAAGCCGTTGCGTTACAACTTACCAGCTTTGTACAAGGCTTTGCGATTAACAGTATATTAGCCGACAGCAAAGAAGAGCTGCATATCGCCACCCGGGCATTGCTGCAGCCAATTATGCGTTAA
- the slmA gene encoding nucleoid occlusion factor SlmA, with protein sequence MPAAKRTNRRAQILQALAGMLETSPGQRITTAKLAEKVGVSEAALYRHFPSKARMFEGLIEFIEETLFSRINKIMNEEKDSAARCQLILHLILGFAEKNPGITRILNGDALMGEQERLRLRIAKLFERLETQLKQVLRERRLREGKDLAADEGLIANTLICFTDGRINQFIRSGFQRKPTEHFNEQWACFKQSFFL encoded by the coding sequence ATGCCTGCTGCAAAACGAACCAACCGCAGAGCTCAAATTCTTCAAGCGCTCGCAGGAATGCTGGAGACCAGCCCGGGCCAGCGAATTACCACCGCTAAGCTGGCAGAAAAGGTAGGTGTGTCTGAAGCGGCTCTGTATCGCCATTTCCCCAGTAAAGCGCGCATGTTTGAAGGACTCATCGAGTTTATTGAAGAGACTCTTTTTTCGCGCATTAATAAAATCATGAATGAGGAAAAGGACTCTGCTGCACGCTGTCAGCTAATTCTGCATCTTATTTTAGGCTTTGCTGAAAAGAATCCGGGTATCACCCGTATTTTAAATGGCGATGCATTAATGGGTGAGCAAGAGCGTTTACGCCTGCGTATTGCCAAGCTGTTTGAACGCCTTGAAACACAGCTTAAACAAGTATTACGCGAACGTCGTTTACGAGAGGGCAAAGATCTCGCTGCTGACGAAGGCTTAATTGCTAACACGTTGATTTGTTTTACCGATGGCCGGATAAACCAGTTTATTCGCAGTGGCTTTCAACGTAAGCCTACCGAGCACTTTAACGAACAATGGGCCTGTTTTAAGCAGTCATTTTTCTTGTAA
- the coaBC gene encoding bifunctional phosphopantothenoylcysteine decarboxylase/phosphopantothenate--cysteine ligase CoaBC, translating to MTLSGKKIVLGICGGIAAYKTPDLVRKLVAAGAQVRVVLNASASHFVSELSLQAVSGFPVSTDLLDPSAEAAMGHIELAKWADILLIAPATANTMAKLAHGIADDLLTTIYLATTADIFIAPAMNQQMWKARPTQHNARLLQEYDIQLLGPAEGEQACGDTGPGRMLEPQELVEYLSRLHAPAQPLQGKHVLITAGPTRESLDPVRFISNHSSGKMGFAIAQQARAMGAQVSLVAGPVALATPPGVNRINVETAEQMLEAVMSITPECDIFIATAAVADYRAADVAENKIKKNADELTLTFTKNPDILKAVANLPSPPFCVGFAAESQNVEAYAKRKLTEKKLDMIAANDITLAGLGFNSDANALQLFWPEGSRNLSPQPKTDLAIELLNVVIERYQHKTTH from the coding sequence ATGACGTTATCCGGTAAAAAGATAGTTTTAGGTATTTGTGGCGGTATTGCTGCCTACAAAACTCCCGATTTGGTGCGTAAGCTGGTTGCGGCTGGTGCCCAGGTAAGAGTGGTCTTAAATGCGTCGGCGTCCCACTTTGTTAGCGAATTATCTTTACAGGCAGTGTCTGGCTTTCCGGTCAGTACTGATTTACTCGATCCCAGTGCCGAAGCAGCAATGGGGCATATTGAACTAGCCAAGTGGGCAGATATTTTATTAATTGCGCCCGCCACTGCCAACACCATGGCAAAACTCGCCCACGGTATCGCAGACGACTTATTAACCACTATTTATCTGGCTACTACGGCGGATATTTTTATTGCACCGGCCATGAATCAACAAATGTGGAAAGCCAGGCCTACCCAGCACAATGCCCGGTTGCTGCAAGAGTACGATATACAATTACTCGGCCCTGCCGAAGGCGAGCAGGCCTGTGGCGATACCGGGCCAGGCCGTATGCTCGAACCGCAGGAGTTGGTTGAATACCTGAGCCGACTGCACGCTCCTGCTCAACCGTTGCAAGGTAAGCACGTACTGATTACCGCCGGCCCCACCCGCGAGAGCCTTGACCCGGTAAGATTTATCTCTAATCATAGTTCCGGAAAAATGGGCTTTGCGATAGCCCAACAAGCACGGGCAATGGGGGCTCAGGTGAGCTTAGTTGCCGGGCCAGTAGCCTTAGCAACCCCCCCGGGGGTAAACCGAATTAACGTAGAAACTGCCGAGCAAATGCTTGAGGCAGTGATGAGCATAACCCCGGAATGCGATATTTTTATCGCCACCGCGGCTGTTGCTGACTACCGCGCCGCCGATGTAGCAGAGAATAAAATCAAAAAAAATGCCGATGAGTTAACACTTACATTTACAAAAAACCCTGATATCCTAAAAGCTGTTGCCAATCTGCCAAGCCCGCCGTTTTGTGTCGGCTTTGCAGCAGAGAGTCAGAATGTTGAAGCCTATGCAAAACGAAAACTGACCGAAAAAAAACTGGATATGATTGCAGCCAATGATATCACTTTGGCGGGACTGGGCTTTAATAGCGACGCCAACGCGTTACAACTATTTTGGCCGGAAGGTAGCAGGAATTTATCTCCACAACCAAAAACAGACTTAGCAATCGAATTATTGAACGTTGTTATCGAACGGTATCAACATAAAACGACACACTGA
- the radC gene encoding RadC family protein, whose translation MTLNRWPLRERPRERLLRVGSAQLSDTELLAIMMRCGAKDLPVLELAGALLSHFKSLRGVFAASCRELCVLPGVGPSKYCELQAAMEICRRQLAEPLYERSVFNCAEEAKYFLRAELRDLQHEVFGVLMLNSQHQLIMFRKLFSGTINAAAVYPREIVKQVLADHAAAVILVHNHPSGNATPSQADIRLTSDIKHALALVDVIVLDHFIVADNQVISLAQQGVL comes from the coding sequence ATGACACTCAATCGTTGGCCACTGCGAGAACGCCCCCGTGAAAGGTTGCTTCGGGTTGGCTCAGCGCAACTATCGGATACCGAATTGCTGGCTATCATGATGCGCTGTGGTGCTAAAGATTTGCCGGTGCTGGAGCTTGCCGGCGCGTTGCTCAGTCATTTTAAAAGTTTACGGGGTGTTTTTGCCGCATCCTGCCGTGAATTATGTGTGCTGCCAGGGGTAGGGCCATCCAAATACTGTGAGCTACAGGCCGCTATGGAAATATGTCGTCGTCAGTTAGCAGAGCCGTTGTATGAACGTTCGGTGTTTAACTGTGCCGAAGAAGCAAAGTATTTTTTACGGGCAGAACTGCGCGATCTGCAGCATGAGGTTTTTGGCGTACTGATGCTCAACAGTCAGCATCAGCTAATTATGTTCAGAAAATTATTCAGCGGCACCATTAACGCTGCTGCGGTGTACCCCAGAGAGATAGTTAAACAAGTACTGGCCGACCATGCGGCAGCGGTTATTCTGGTTCATAACCATCCGTCCGGCAATGCAACACCGAGCCAGGCAGATATCCGTTTAACCAGCGATATTAAGCACGCGCTGGCGCTGGTGGATGTTATCGTACTCGACCATTTTATTGTTGCAGATAATCAGGTTATCTCATTGGCACAACAAGGCGTGTTGTGA
- a CDS encoding YjbF family lipoprotein codes for MFPVNRFRLIVVALLLLTSLVGCSSTNQLYLETLKLAFFPDAPTLTLEQVKQSKADLLKVKHGERLPVYMGLAYIEDSQLKWVSADNAILVFHHDKLIRTSGLDSDLQYSSVLNDYTLSLANLAKQPEWRYNIDIDNQVYDLPMRSQWYVEAPESAEFYGHSLTIIPVKEVVTTQVNEPFASHSESWTNVYWFDAASKQIVYSEQKSSPYAQTLQMTFVSRIARIIDKSQGNGQ; via the coding sequence ATGTTCCCTGTGAATCGCTTTAGGTTAATTGTTGTAGCGTTGTTGCTATTAACTTCGTTGGTGGGGTGCTCATCAACCAATCAACTTTATTTAGAAACATTAAAACTCGCTTTTTTTCCGGATGCCCCTACTTTGACTTTAGAGCAAGTTAAACAAAGTAAGGCTGATCTCCTTAAAGTAAAACACGGCGAGCGGTTACCTGTTTACATGGGATTGGCTTACATTGAAGACAGCCAACTTAAGTGGGTATCTGCTGACAACGCCATACTGGTGTTTCACCACGACAAGCTGATTCGTACATCAGGCCTGGACTCAGACCTACAATACTCATCAGTGTTAAATGACTACACGTTAAGTCTTGCTAACCTGGCTAAACAGCCTGAGTGGCGCTATAACATCGATATTGATAACCAGGTATATGATCTGCCCATGCGATCTCAGTGGTATGTGGAGGCCCCTGAATCAGCGGAGTTTTATGGTCATTCACTGACGATCATTCCAGTAAAGGAAGTTGTTACAACCCAGGTTAATGAGCCATTTGCCTCGCATTCCGAATCATGGACAAATGTTTACTGGTTTGATGCGGCATCAAAACAGATCGTGTATTCCGAACAAAAGTCATCACCCTATGCCCAGACATTACAAATGACCTTTGTGAGTCGTATCGCCAGAATTATCGATAAAAGTCAGGGGAACGGCCAATGA
- a CDS encoding capsule biosynthesis GfcC family protein, which produces MTLARIFILLSFLLSDQCFATVTFNVQGKVYSFEQPVRLANVLSLVSDKPAYWASSAVYKLNDPGPEKLRAEVLQTLSDLIRQQTKNSKGYHELTALYQEIGSWQLMRRMNILVDYDQARLNNQRNPAFQHGDYYIKLQPRRTEIHLFGLISESQQQLDYEQSSTVSDYLNATARSTQAHRDYAYVIEPDGTLIRTGIAYWNRQYYKPMPNSIIFVPLQTSLLFDNIDELNSNIAQLLKHRM; this is translated from the coding sequence ATGACACTAGCAAGAATTTTTATTCTTTTATCGTTTCTGCTGAGTGACCAATGCTTCGCCACCGTGACATTCAATGTGCAAGGCAAGGTGTATTCGTTTGAGCAACCGGTAAGACTGGCCAACGTTCTGTCGTTGGTAAGTGACAAGCCTGCCTATTGGGCCAGTTCTGCGGTTTATAAGCTCAACGATCCGGGCCCGGAGAAACTGCGGGCTGAGGTATTACAAACACTGTCTGATTTAATTCGTCAACAGACCAAAAACAGTAAGGGTTACCACGAATTAACTGCGCTGTACCAGGAAATAGGTAGCTGGCAACTGATGCGCAGAATGAACATTCTGGTTGATTATGACCAGGCGCGTTTAAACAATCAGCGCAATCCTGCTTTTCAACACGGCGACTATTACATAAAGCTGCAACCGCGCCGCACAGAGATCCACCTTTTTGGTTTAATCAGTGAGTCACAACAACAACTTGACTATGAGCAGTCCAGTACGGTTTCTGATTACCTGAATGCGACTGCGCGCAGCACTCAGGCACACCGGGATTATGCCTACGTAATCGAACCGGACGGCACTCTCATCAGAACGGGCATTGCCTACTGGAACCGCCAGTATTATAAGCCAATGCCCAATAGCATTATCTTCGTGCCTCTTCAAACGTCGTTGTTGTTTGATAACATCGATGAGTTGAACAGCAATATCGCCCAATTATTGAAACACAGGATGTAA
- a CDS encoding YjbH domain-containing protein — protein MGYVAPAQAVEDETPNSYSVTPSQMVQGGVGLWQTPTARMMPEGSLSVNYTDNNEYRFWSVSMQLFPWMEATARYTDVRTRLYSQVDSFSGDQTLKDKGLDVKFRLWEESYYLPDISLGLRDFGGTGFFESEFISASKSVGPFDFHAGLGWGYLGHHNDITNPFCEVRDSFCERPEGFSGRGGKVDYQNFFKGPTAFFGGVEYQTPWQNLALKAEYEGNNYEFDRAGPLEQDSRWNIGAVYRWNNFDFSLNYQRGNTIGFGVSYNLNMHTIKQVKIDREPRDIVGATPSADVASINRKRLYNDLVRRGGYFINDTVIDDKQATFYGVQTSYRDADEATERVGRILASELPASITEYHIVEHQGNILMLDTVIDAKAFREHASYSVPEPDISSTYRRVSPTDEQVEAFAPNRTSGAFLSSKFFWTQSFGNPEDFYLYQLGILTTAGYKFNRQLGIFGSVRTTLLDNFDKFNYKVDKEQTVLPRVRTQVREYVTQGTFTMDTAYAVWTDRLSEDWYYQAYGGYLETMFGGVGGEVLYRPVDSRFAFGVDVNYVKQRSFEDMTSFFDYETFTGFATAYWRPEFLPDTQLKISAGQFLAKDRGVNIDFAKRFDSGIVVGAFASFSNVSAEEYGEGSFTKGFYLSIPFDLFVLKPAKGRGQFPWIPIARDGGQMLIRPSQLIGTTEIRSPFYE, from the coding sequence ATGGGTTATGTTGCGCCAGCACAGGCTGTCGAAGACGAAACGCCCAATAGTTATTCAGTTACGCCCTCGCAAATGGTGCAGGGCGGTGTTGGCCTGTGGCAAACCCCCACGGCTCGAATGATGCCCGAAGGCTCTCTCAGCGTAAATTATACCGACAATAATGAATATCGATTCTGGTCAGTGAGTATGCAGTTGTTTCCGTGGATGGAGGCAACAGCACGCTATACCGATGTACGCACGCGTTTGTACAGTCAGGTTGATAGTTTTAGTGGCGATCAAACCCTCAAAGATAAAGGACTCGATGTTAAGTTCCGGCTGTGGGAAGAAAGCTATTACCTGCCTGATATTTCGCTGGGACTAAGGGATTTTGGCGGTACCGGCTTTTTTGAAAGTGAATTTATTAGCGCCAGTAAGTCCGTCGGGCCGTTTGATTTTCATGCCGGCTTAGGCTGGGGGTATCTGGGACACCATAACGACATCACCAACCCCTTCTGCGAAGTCCGTGACAGCTTCTGCGAGCGCCCTGAGGGGTTTTCTGGTCGTGGCGGTAAGGTAGACTATCAAAACTTTTTTAAGGGGCCTACGGCATTTTTCGGTGGCGTGGAGTATCAAACACCCTGGCAAAATCTGGCGTTAAAAGCGGAGTATGAGGGTAACAATTACGAGTTTGATCGCGCCGGACCGCTTGAGCAGGACTCACGGTGGAATATTGGCGCTGTGTACCGCTGGAATAATTTTGATTTTTCGCTTAATTACCAGCGTGGTAACACCATTGGTTTTGGCGTCAGCTACAACCTGAATATGCACACCATTAAACAGGTTAAAATAGACCGTGAACCGCGGGATATTGTGGGGGCGACCCCCAGTGCGGATGTGGCTTCTATAAATCGCAAACGCCTGTATAACGATTTGGTCAGGCGCGGTGGGTACTTTATTAACGACACCGTAATCGATGACAAACAGGCCACTTTTTATGGCGTACAAACCTCCTACCGTGATGCCGATGAGGCAACCGAACGGGTGGGGCGGATTCTGGCCTCCGAGTTGCCAGCATCGATAACCGAATATCATATTGTTGAACATCAGGGCAATATTTTGATGCTCGACACCGTTATCGACGCGAAAGCGTTCCGCGAGCATGCCTCTTACAGCGTACCTGAGCCGGATATTTCCTCCACTTACCGACGTGTTTCGCCCACTGATGAACAGGTTGAGGCGTTTGCCCCTAACCGCACTTCCGGCGCGTTTTTGTCGTCTAAGTTTTTCTGGACGCAATCTTTCGGTAATCCGGAAGATTTTTATCTGTATCAGCTTGGTATCCTGACAACCGCCGGTTATAAATTTAATCGTCAACTGGGTATTTTTGGTAGTGTCCGAACTACCCTGCTCGACAACTTCGATAAGTTTAATTACAAAGTCGATAAAGAACAGACCGTACTGCCTAGGGTGCGTACCCAGGTGCGTGAGTATGTGACGCAGGGTACTTTTACTATGGATACTGCCTATGCGGTATGGACCGACAGACTGTCTGAAGATTGGTATTATCAGGCCTATGGTGGCTACCTCGAAACCATGTTTGGTGGCGTCGGGGGTGAAGTTCTGTACCGTCCGGTGGATAGCCGCTTCGCGTTTGGCGTTGACGTGAACTATGTCAAACAGCGCTCCTTTGAGGACATGACGAGCTTTTTTGATTACGAAACCTTTACCGGCTTTGCCACCGCCTACTGGCGACCGGAGTTCTTGCCGGATACACAGCTGAAAATCAGTGCCGGGCAGTTTTTAGCCAAAGACCGTGGGGTAAACATTGATTTTGCCAAGCGCTTCGACAGCGGCATTGTAGTAGGCGCCTTCGCGTCATTTTCGAACGTGTCGGCGGAAGAATACGGCGAAGGGAGTTTCACCAAGGGGTTTTACCTGTCTATTCCCTTCGACCTGTTCGTGTTGAAGCCGGCAAAAGGGCGCGGACAGTTTCCGTGGATACCCATTGCACGGGACGGAGGGCAGATGTTGATTCGTCCATCGCAGTTAATTGGCACGACCGAAATTCGTTCGCCATTCTATGAGTAG
- the rpmB gene encoding 50S ribosomal protein L28, producing the protein MSRVCQVTGKRPAVGNNRSHARNATRRRFLPNLQSHRFWVESENRFVKLRLSAKGMRIIDKKGIDTVLTDIRARGEKI; encoded by the coding sequence ATGTCAAGAGTATGTCAAGTAACAGGTAAGCGTCCTGCGGTAGGTAACAACCGCTCTCACGCTAGAAACGCGACTCGCCGTCGCTTTTTGCCAAATCTTCAATCTCACCGTTTTTGGGTTGAGAGCGAAAACCGTTTTGTAAAACTGCGTCTGTCTGCAAAAGGCATGCGTATTATTGATAAAAAAGGTATTGATACTGTATTAACAGATATCCGTGCCCGTGGTGAGAAAATCTAA
- the rpmG gene encoding 50S ribosomal protein L33 has translation MRDKIKLVSSAGTGFFYTTDKNKRNMPGKMEIKKFDPVVRKHVMFKEAKIK, from the coding sequence ATGCGTGATAAAATTAAATTAGTTTCTTCAGCTGGTACTGGTTTCTTCTACACCACTGACAAAAACAAGCGTAACATGCCGGGCAAAATGGAGATCAAAAAATTTGATCCTGTTGTTCGTAAGCACGTTATGTTTAAAGAGGCCAAAATCAAGTAA